A single genomic interval of Prunus dulcis chromosome 5, ALMONDv2, whole genome shotgun sequence harbors:
- the LOC117626958 gene encoding LOW QUALITY PROTEIN: uncharacterized protein LOC117626958 (The sequence of the model RefSeq protein was modified relative to this genomic sequence to represent the inferred CDS: deleted 2 bases in 1 codon; substituted 3 bases at 3 genomic stop codons) — MGFHGVVGFVGLDDLSLDLASSLIRSGYKVQAFETYEPLINEFLKLGGIRCGSPKEAGKDVAALIVLISQEDQVSDVTFGLQKDTVVMFRSTILPSYTQNLETYFTDDSETAYLVDVYATKGVSDGLNGKIMIASSGSSDAILKARPVLSAMCEKLYVFEGDVGAGRKIRMVKELLEGIHLVASLEAISLGTKAGIHPWIIYDIISNAAGNSWVFKNHIPQLLRGAAKDDFNTLVQKLRIILDLAKSLTFPLPLLAVAHQQLLLGSSHYNTDDEDAALIKVWEKKLGVRISDAANAETYIPEQLASHIVAKSYTINRVGFIGLGAMGFGMATHLLNSNFSVLGYDVYKPTLTRFASAGGLIGSSPAEVCNDVDVLVIMVTNEAQAESALYGDFGAISALPSGASIILSSTVSPGFVSRLDQRLQNEGKNLKLVDAPVSGGVVRASMGTLTIMASGSDEALKSTGSVLSALSEKLYVIKGGCGAGSGVKMVNQLLAGVHIASGAEAMAFGARLGLNTRILFDFITNSEGSSWMSXVNRVPLXHMLLTNDYTFRTFCTXTIFVKDLGIVSHECSVRKVPLHISTVAHQLFLSGSAAGWGRQDDAGVVKVYETLTGVKVEGKLPVLKKDFILKSLPGEWPVDPIGEIQRLNLESSKTLVVLDDDPTGTQTVHDIEVLTEWTVESLKEQFRKNPKCFFILTNSRSLSSDKATALIKDICRNLHAATKSIENADYTVVLRGDSTLRGHFPEEADAAVSVLGEMDAWIICPFFLQGGRYTIGDIHYVADSDQLIPAADTGFAKDAAFGYKSSNLREWVEEKTAGRIPASSVTSVSIQLLRKGGPDAVCERLCSLQKGSTCIVNAASDRDMAVFAAGMIKAELRGKRFLCRTAASFVSARIGIIPKAPIFPKDLGINKERNGGLIVVGSYVPKTTKQVEELKLQCNQILRSIEVSVAKVAMSSTEEREEEISRAAELADIFLTARKDTLIMTSRELITGKTPSESLEINFKVSSALVEIVRRISTKPRYILAKGGITSSDLATKALEAKCAKIVGQALAGVPLWQLGPESRHLGVPYIVFPGNVGDNSALAELVKSWARPVRLSSTKELLLNAEKGGYAVGAFNVYNLEGVEAVVAAAEEEQSPAILQIHPGALKQGGIPLVACCISAAEQASVPITVHFDHGTSKQDLVEALELGFDSVMVDGSHLSFTENVSYTKFVAFFAHSKGVLVEAELGRLSGTEDDLTVEDYEARLTDVKQAQEFIDETGIDALAVCIGNVHGKYPESGPNLRLDLLKDLYALSSKKGVLLVLHGASGLPKELIKECIEHGVRKFNVNTEVRKAYMDSLSNSKKDLVHIMASAKEAMKAVIAEKMHLFGSAGKA, encoded by the exons ATGGGGTTCCATGGCGTTGTTGGGTTCGTGGGCTTGGATGACTTGAGCTTGGACTTGGCTTCTTCTCTTATCCGCAGCGGCTACAAAGTCCAAGCTTTCGAG ACGTATGAGCCTTTGATAAATGAGTTTCTAAAACTAGGGGGGATTAGATGTGGCAGCCCAAAGGAGGCAGGGAAAG ATGTTGCAGCTTTGATTGTGTTAATATCTCAAGAAGATCAAGTTAGTGATGTAACTTTTG GATTGCAGAAGGATACTGTTGTCATGTTTCGTTCAACAATATTACCATCGTATACTCAGAATCTGGAGACATATTTCACAG ATGATAGTGAGACAGCTTATCTTGTAGATGTGTATGCCACAAAAGGAGTATCTGATGGTTTAAATGGAAAAATCATG ATTGCTTCCTCAGGAAGTTCAGATGCCATTTTAAAGGCACGACCAGTTCTCTCTG CAATGTGTGAAAAGCTTTATGTTTTTGAGGGCGACGTTGGTGCTGGAAG AAAAATTAGGATGGTTAAGGAACTGCTTGAGGGTATTCATCTTGTTGCTTCTTTGGAGGCTATTTCTCTTGGCACTAAAGCTGGTATTCATCCGTGGATAATCTATGATATCATATCTAATGCTGCGGGAAACTCATG GGTTTTTAAGAACCATATTCCTCAGTTGTTAAGGGGTGCTGCCAAAGATGATTTCAATACTCTTGTTCAAAAGTTG AGGATTATATTGGATCTGGCCAAATCACTTACTTTTCCTCTCCCACTTTTAGCAGTTGCTCATCAACAACTTCTGCTTG GGTCTTCACATTATAACacagatgatgaagatgcTGCGTTGATTAAG GTTTGGGAAAAGAAACTTGGAGTGAGAATTTCAGATGCAGCAAATGCTGAGACTTACATCCCTGAGCAATTGGCCAGCCACATTGTTGCCAAATCATATACCATCAACCGAGTTGGCTTCATAGGTCTTGGAGCAATGGGATTTGGAATGGCAACTCACCttttaaattcaaactttTCTGTTCTTGGTTATGAT GTATATAAACCAACACTAACTCGATTTGCCAGTGCTGGTGGCTTGATTGGAAGCTCTCCAGCAGAAGTATGCAATG ATGTTGATGTGCTGGTAATAATGGTCACAAACGAAGCTCAAGCTGAGAGCGCTTTATATGGGGATTTTGGTGCCATTTCAG CACTTCCATCTGGTGCTTCTATTATCCTTTCATCCACTGTTTCTCCTGGATTTGTTAGCCGACTAGATCAGCGCTTGCAAA ATGAAGGAAAGAATTTGAAGTTGGTGGATGCTCCTGTTTCTGGTGGGGTTGTGAGAGCCTCCATGGGGACACTTACG ATTATGGCGTCTGGTTCAGATGAAGCTCTTAAGAGTACTGGTTCAGTCCTCTCAG CATTAAGTGAGAAGCTTTATGTTATCAAAGGAGGCTGTGGGGCTGGAAG TGGTGTAAAGATGGTAAATCAATTGCTTGCTGGAGTTCATATAGCATCGGGAGCTGAGGCTATGGCATTTGGAGCTCGATTGGGTCTTAATACAAGGATTTTGTTTGATTTCATCACAAATAGTGAGGGATCATCCTG GATGTCTTGAGTAAATCGTGTTCCTCTTTGACACATGCTTCTT ACAAATGATTATACTTTCCGAACATTCTGCACTTGAACTATCTTTGTGAAGGATCTG GGAATTGTTTCTCATGAATGTTCAGTCCGAAAAGTTCCTCTTCATATTTCGACTGTTGCCCATCAACTCTTCCTGTCAG GTTCTGCTGCAGGCTGGGGTCGGCAAGATGATGCTGGTGTGGTTAAG GTTTATGAGACACTCACAGGTGTTAAAGTAGAAGGAAAACTTCCGGTTCTTAAGAAAGACTTTATCTTGAAATCCCTCCCAGGTGAGTGGCCAGTAGATCCCATTGGTGAAATACAGAGACTAAATCTGGAAAGTTCAAAGACTTTGGTTGTTCTTGATGATGATCCAACTGGAACTCAAACTGTTCATGATATTGAGGTCTTAACTGAATG GACTGTTGAATCACTAAAGGAGCAGTTCAGAAAAAATCCTAAGtgctttttcattttgacCAACTCCAGGTCCTTGAGTTCTGATAAG GCCACGGCATTAATTAAAGACATCTGTAGAAACCTACATGCTGCAACCAAATCAATTGAGAATGCTGATTATACAGTAGTTTTGAGAGGTGATTCAACTTTGCGTGGTCATTTCCCAGAG GAAGCTGATGCCGCTGTTTCAGTATTGGGTGAGATGGATGCATGGATCATCTGCCCCTTTTTTCTTCAAGGAGGGCGTTATACTATTGGAGATATACACTATGTTGCAGATTCTGACCA GCTTATCCCTGCAGCGGATACAGGATTCGCTAAAGATGCTGCTTTTGGCTACAAATCTTCGAATCTTCGAGAG TGGGTTGAGGAGAAAACTGCCGGCCGCATACCAGCCAGCAGTGTTACATCTGTTTCTATCCAACTTCTAAGAAAAGGAGGGCCAGATGCTGTTTGTGAGCGTCTTTGCAGTTTGCAAAAG GGATCAACATGCATAGTTAATGCAGCTAGTGACAGAGACATGGCTGTTTTTGCTGCTGGAATGATCAAG GCGGAACTAAGGGGCAAGCGTTTCTTATGCCGAACTGCTGCTAGCTTTGTTTCTGCCAGGATTGGAATTATCCCCAAAGCTCCAATTTTTCCCAAGGATCTTGGAATAAACAAGGAAAGGAATGGTGGTCTCATAGTTGTTGGGTCATATGTTCCAAAAACGACAAAACAG GTTGAAGAGCTTAAATTACAATGCAACCAGATTTTAAGAAGCATTGAG GTTTCGGTTGCTAAAGTTGCCATGAGTTCTACagaagagagggaggaggAAATCAGTAGAGCAGCTGAGCTGGCAGATATTTTTCTTACAGCTCGGAAGGACACTCTAATAATGACCAGTCGGGAGCTCATTACCGGCAAAA CTCCCTCTGAGAGTTTGGAAATCAACTTCAAAGTTAGCTCTGCACTGGTGGAAATAGTTAGACGCATATCTACGAAACCACGTTACATACTTGCCAAG GGTGGAATCACATCATCTGACCTTGCTACGAAAGCTCTTGAAGCAAAATGTGCCAAAATAGTGGGACAAGCCCTGGCTGGTGTTCCCTTGTGGCAGCTAGGTCCTGAGAGTAGGCATCTGGGAGTTCCATATATTGTTTTTCCTG GTAATGTTGGTGACAATAGCGCATTGGCGGAGCTAGTGAAATCCTGGGCTCGTCCAGTCAGACTTTCATCAACCAAAGAGCTTCTTCTG AATGCGGAAAAGGGTGGATATGCTGTAGGAGCATTCaatgtttataatttggaaGGAGTAGAGGCTGTTGTTGCTGCAGCAGAGGAAGAACAAAGCCCAGCTATATTGCAG ATCCATCCTGGTGCCTTGAAGCAAGGAGGGATCCCGTTGGTCGCATGTTGTATATCTGCTGCTGAACAAGCCAGT GTTCCCATAACTGTACACTTTGACCATGGAACTTCAAAGCAAGATCTGGTGGAAGCTCTTGAGTTG GGATTTGATTCAGTCATGGTGGATGGTTCACATCTTTCCTTCACCGAAAATGTTTCGTACACTAAGTTTGTAGCATTCTTCGCTCACTCAAAAGGTGTGCTAGTAGAAGCTGAACTAGGGAGATTGTCAGGGACAGAAGATGATTTGACTGTGGAAGACTATGAAGCAAGGCTGACTGATGTTAAGCAg GCTCAAGAGTTCATTGATGAAACCGGGATAGACGCTTTGGCAGTGTGTATTGGTAATGTCCATGGAAAATACCCTGAAAGTGGGCCAAATCTGAGGCTTGATTTGCTTAAG GATTTGTATGCCTTGAGTTCGAAGAAAGGAGTGCTCCTAGTGCTTCATGGAGCTTCTGGTTTGCCCAAGGAACTTATCAAG GAATGCATAGAGCATGGTGTGAGAAAGTTCAATGTAAATACAGAGGTGCGAAAAGCTTACATGGATTCCCTTAGCAACTCTAAGAAAGATCTAGTCCACATTATGGCGTCTGCAAAAGAAGCCATGAAAGCAGTGATTGCAGAGAAGATGCATCTATTTGGTTCTGCAGGAAAGGCGTGA